Proteins encoded in a region of the Plasmodium falciparum 3D7 genome assembly, chromosome: 1 genome:
- a CDS encoding asparagine-rich antigen Pfa35-2: MKKNPKSIEEITDLPHVDNSDNCMKMNNIKNGDDGNNNYGKSDNTNETNLNDTLSYNKYGNNFLSYNGNYGSNKMYSNQNINNRYYNKIHFNEENYEYFGRGRNYKNCNNNGNYNNNNNNNYNYYNHYNNNSSSNNNNNNNSSGISNNYHDGDYVKYNKKGSTIHNRYNNIYTTSTTHNTYNNNNNNNNSSSSSHNFHISNNNLSGNNYHYYNPYNYYNGCTTIDNELNEKDHKQISSKKMSNSVATARSEYTSESKEYQANDINKKKNEFNRNDTCKNDVKTNDVKTNDVKTNDVKTNDGQTNDVKTNDVKTNDMKTNDMKTNDMKTNDMKTNDIRPMNKDQNMKKNIRINKNYFPKGITSPRNNGNTNDTYIRDDNVLNTYEESFTMKNKKKNYYRYQNNYKNNTSNHFYNSLNMKLINYGNFGYNNNNHYNNSYNNSSNNYYHNNNYHNNHRVNIHMNYRNKNNCMNNYYPYNNYIDTKENDTMQKGTSSRNILYDNKNDDTNFNCFGKDKYANKKNEIDKNQNDSVVVYDENTNKEDHKDDNKNSSNDNIPNVNNSDNCNLTSDDRIKSSIQENNTCISPKNNSVVLNNTNMEENRSYSNNDNASKDIIMDNMCDKYKKEGKPSENSVYVNTYNDKEKTNHDSDVAMEKDNSDIIYTEIEQNYNKKNNNNDKKKEDNIANVKAHSNFYDTFDNNDKRDDENGMAEIKGEEENLDIKKISNKNSMNKNNVSYLENEQYLKCKIGEVKNKNEQGNTAEDNNNNNNNYSNNNNNNSNYNSNYNYNYYYHNNINDYDDYYDINDNNNLFKDENFDNSTNNKSFKYNNRNNIKNDHSFKSHIQCNMNNSYNYSNGNTLHCEGSKELSYEKNHYSFSKNETFKKKGPNKNYTNGYNFNYSNRSGKNMKNHNYAYNNFNAGYQRSNMSKDNKYNDNEGNNMYENGENNNKGDTIKNNDIIYDKREDDKNIKHVKYDDDHNQNRDNDEDKDKDHNQDKDRNQDKDRNQDKDRNQDKDHNQDKDRNQDKDRNQDKDHNQDKDHNQDKDHNQDKDHNQDQNQDQNQDSIIKNNHIISIEDDKKECEIYYHRDNNIINFDKTDNNCDVQYSPNLQNDDPNITIENKEEKNINTDITICDGSIIPNNKNYTYNNYRNEEKNRIRNNCQGVINMIHDNDNMNYHPISKKRFGYFKDKNFSYNKHVEADNNVRNYVDHTSINISTYNDSYKTNFQRKKDYNSYMTMPYSNKKDIKYYKKKGKIERRIKEHNCYSGIIGENERNKIIDNIGVTTSNGYITHNIQNIQNIQNIQNIQNFKNIPNVKNMQNVQNIPNISKISNMPNISNISNGSNIPNMYNITNIPQIVKGQDQFCNSTYGRSNKERKAIISSNSTTNLTFDTKKKATQNTWVIDHINNEEEEQMNNITSISNTTVNCYKSEFSCYKDNYKYKKHSTHISTPNYSMNKDNGVLNVISSVDKLVKNEYMYNEEKGRKRANKINNKMNWQKKGFMLEQNREKINIVLNEEMNMPNVVNCTNTPTVLNDAKESQTYDELKQKKKNKKKIEELCCMKKSIDMLHVRSRSENFHCRKNSFKNLEISMMKPHMQHFEQSINMEGFRCILSKMMINYEGDMLVDDQEEEEKEEEKKGQEKGHKCECKCECKCQCQCQCEQYNDNKKHPEHDKEDNIIQKKDDDEIKTEKDHKEEEQEIYNTKEEPQYYSNNNVHNESYVTHHDSLKNNETISTNTSGCSMIKNDDSFGDSVISNSYVYKENDLNTNSCINKLKQLKDDNIKKDNSMKETYMNNMNMNTMDSIHFDSIHIDSLHIDNLHIDNININTTNNIYKNGDITNNNRNGGDVNRALFNSRENITDDYSMKTQNTFLCIYDENNKEMFDKKKKKKGFYQKNDLSMKKDVGGDIILNKHSLEEKNNCDLTIYTNNINNTDKNMENCYDTSCATKTYDNINSRKFGIDTYVKESAKITNRLWNNNIDRYSYKNGRNGVYYNEYGKMEGGTYDYHPSNMMYKKFGKNNDNDNDNNNDNNNDNNNNIDDDNNNENNNNNNDDNNNINNDDNNNNNNDDNNNNNDKSNSMNNNFGNYHNNNSNSNSHYNNYHHNNNYHHNNNYHHHNNYHHHNNYHHHNNYHHNNYHGNNHFNNYHHNNMNSYNEGRTIPNNSYSGKNSYNNNMGEHINNIDITAGQRVLKDDMNKNNLYMVHNQHNFEEYKNYMNTNVIRYNNLHKKKYVTGTNYQVSNYNDTYHFNNMRGKQYYLNKYNYNNHHDMVYTNGKNVDVYKHMRANNKIETYNHMINGMNDINVNNNVRNNTNSYSNDSYLHAQSGDVQKVYTNDEIVNDKHNNNDNNNDNDNICNSSNNNMVAVDINEENNKNNKSNKSEVINKCDDNNDEHDKMDSKSVVSYKSYGNKSGISDKYFNKHNNENNYKYSNNNYFNQSNDMNKITNKYMNHNYSNDNFKDNYNNSNDKKKNLHYFKKNKMNNTFNSNRNKYGIENYDDVNYPKDYNEDKMNNNNNNNKNRDRHNYHTGDRNNYYYHNHKNGYDFGVENIPSQIKRRHRKYMPANNYQLNENHSTMNNNNNNNNNNNNNDNNNYNYDYNNNNKKYYYNNNYNNNDYYYYCNDDNYYKQTYEKNNQDYHNDEFNLPINYYEDNIKENNQMKDNNEFFKTEEKINEENKVEKEDSNEEREKIKNEKFMCDENLIRDEKLTCDEKLTCDEKLTCDEKLTCDEKLIRDEKLTCDEKLTCDEKLMHDEIEGDRKKIQENVIPSKVDKDIKRRKKKEHFNNSFSKTNIFNNSYNIKNLNNNDNKNMNTISDDTNTINERNAKNKKKKKNYQNNVDVVLDNIETVPRAREEKLRKQKKDNKKIYKLKDNNIKDNNIKDNNIKDNNINEDRHYDDNYKDDNYKDENNCDGNNYDNNNNNDNNNYNDNYNENNNNYYYDDDSTIIKKNSYTYKVKDHSYYNYNRNISSTNKYESNYIVHEHNSYNNNNNNNNNNNENYTNYTNYTNYTNHTNHTNPYEYKKNSYNKNNNYNNKTNNMYDTNTYNKGYKNYKNKNHKTTPTEQYKKF, from the coding sequence atgaagaaaaatccAAAAAGTATTGAAGAGATCACGGATTTGCCTCATGTTGATAATTCAGATAATTGTatgaaaatgaataatataaaaaatggagacgatggaaataataattatgggAAATCagataatacaaatgaaacaAATTTGAATGATACTTTAAGTTACAACAAGTATGGGAATAATTTCTTAAGTTACAATGGAAATTATGGTTCGAATAAAATGTACAGTAATCAGAATATCAACAATagatattataataagataCATTTTAATGAAGAGAATTATGAGTATTTTGGAAGGGGTAGAAATTACAAAAATTGCAATAATAATGGTAattataacaacaataataataataattacaattaCTATAaccattataataataatagtagtagtaataataataataataataatagcaGTGGTATaagtaataattatcatgATGGGGATTATGtgaaatataacaaaaaggGAAGTACTATTCACAacagatataataatatttatactaCAAGTACTACCCATAACacctataataataataataataataataatagtagtagtagtagtcacaattttcatatttctaataataatttaagtggcaataattatcattattataatccatataattattataatggaTGTACAACTATAGACAATGAGTTGAATGAAAAAGACCATAAGCAGATATCGTCAAAAAAGATGTCTAATAGCGTGGCAACAGCAAGAAGTGAATATACTAGCGAAAGTAAAGAATATCAGGctaatgatattaataaaaaaaaaaatgaattcaaTAGGAATGATACATGTAAAAATGATGTGAAGACAAATGATGTGAAAACAAATGATGTGAAAACAAATGATGTGAAGACAAATGACGGGCAAACAAATGATGTGAAAACAAATGATGTGAAAACAAATGATATGAAAACAAATGATATGAAAACAAATGATATGAAGACGAATGATATGAAGACAAATGATATACGTCCAATGAACAAAGATcagaatatgaaaaaaaacataagaattaataaaaattattttccaAAAGGAATTACTTCACCAAGAAATAATGGTAATACaaatgatacatatataagaGACGATAATGTATTAAATACATACGAAGAAAGTTTTACaatgaaaaataagaaaaaaaattattatagatatcaaaataattataaaaataacactTCAAACCATTTCTATAATTCTTTGAATATGAAATTGATTAATTATGGAAACTTTGGttacaataacaataatcattataacaacagttataataatagtagtaataattattatcataataataattatcataataaccATAGAGTCAACATACATATGAATTACAGAAATAAGAACAACTGcatgaataattattatccatataataattacattGATACAAAGGAAAATGATACTATGCAAAAAGGTACTTCCAGTCGTAATATCCTTTATGATAACAAAAATGACGATACAAATTTTAATTGTTTTGGAAAGGATAAATatgcaaataaaaaaaatgaaattgataaaaatcaaaatgaCAGTGTTGTTGTTTATGATGAGAATACCAATAAGGAGGACCATAAGGATgacaataaaaatagtagtaatgataatataccGAATGTTAATAATAGTGATAATTGTAATTTAACTAGTGACGATAGGATAAAGTCAAGTATCCAGGAAAATAATACATGTATATCaccaaaaaataatagtGTTGTacttaataatacaaatatggAAGAAAATCGTTCTTATagcaataatgataatgcatcaaaagatattattatggataatatgtgtgataaatataaaaaagaaggcAAGCCCTCTGAAAACAGTGTATAtgttaatacatataatgataaGGAAAAGACAAATCATGATAGTGATGTGGCAATGGAAAAGGATAATtcagatataatatatactgaaatagaacaaaattataataaaaaaaataataataatgataaaaagaaGGAGGATAATATAGCTAATGTTAAGGCTCATTCCAATTTTTATGATAcatttgataataatgataagagAGATGATGAAAATGGAATGGCAGAAATAAAAGGAGAGGAGGAAAAtctagatataaaaaaaatctcCAATAAAAACagtatgaataaaaataatgtatcCTATTTGGAGAATGAGCAATATTTGAAATGTAAAATTGGAGAggtaaagaataaaaatgaacaagGTAATACAgctgaagataataataataataataataattatagtaataataataataacaatagtaattataatagtaattataattataattattattatcataataatattaatgattatGATGATTATTACGATATTaacgataataataatttgtttaaggatgaaaattttgataattccacaaataataaatcttttaaatataacaataggaataatataaaaaatgaccACTCATTCAAATCACATATACAATgtaatatgaacaattctTATAATTATAGTAATGGAAATACTTTACATTGTGAAGGAAGTAAGGAATTATCGTATGAAAAGAATCATTATTCATTTTCAAAAAACGAGACTTTTAAGAAAAAGGGtccaaataaaaattacacaAATGGGTACAATTTTAATTACAGTAATAGGAGTGggaaaaatatgaagaatcATAACTATGcctataataattttaacgCAGGATATCAAAGAAGTAATATGTCAaaggataataaatataatgataatgagggaaataatatgtatgaaaATGGCGAGAATAACAATAAGGGAGAcacaattaaaaataatgatattatatatgataaaaggGAGGAtgataagaatataaaacatgtaaaatatgatgatgatcATAATCAAAATCGAGATAACGATGAAGATAAAGATAAAGATCATAATCAAGATAAAGATCGTAATCAAGATAAAGATCGTAATCAAGATAAAGATCGTAATCAAGATAAAGATCATAATCAAGATAAAGATCGTAATCAAGATAAAGATCGTAATCAAGATAAAGATCATAATCAAGATAAAGATCATAATCAAGATAAAGATCATAATCAAGATAAAGATCATAATCAAGATCAAAATCAAGATCAAAATCAAGATagcattattaaaaataaccATATAATTAGTATAGAggatgataaaaaagaatgtgagatatattatcatagagataacaatattattaattttgatAAAACCGATAACAACTGTGATGTTCAGTATTCTCCAAATTTACAAAATGATGACCCTAACATAACTATTGAAAATAAAGAGGAGAAAAATATCAATACTGATATAACAATTTGTGATGGTTCAATTAtaccaaataataaaaattacacttataataattatagaaatgaagaaaaaaataggaTTAGAAATAATTGCCAAGgtgtaataaatatgatacatGACAATGACAACATGAATTATCATCCTATTTCAAAAAAACGATTTGGTTATTTTAAAGATAAGAATTTCTCTTATAATAAACATGTAGAGGCAGATAATAATGTACGCAATTATGTCGATCATACatctataaatatttctACATATAATGATTCCTACAAAACAAATTTCCAAAGAAAAAAGGATTATAATAGTTATATGACAATGCcttattcaaataaaaaggatattaaatattataagaagAAAGGGAAAATAGAGAGGAGAATTAAAGAACATAATTGTTACAGTGGTATAATAGGagaaaatgaaagaaataaaataatagataACATTGGTGTAACAACTTCAAATGGATATATTACCCataatattcaaaatattcaaaatattcaaaatattcaaaatattcaaaattttAAGAATATACCAAATGTTAAGAATATGCAAAATGTTCAAAATATACCAAACATTTCAAAAATCTCCAACATGCCCAATATATCTAACATTTCTAATGGGTCGAATATTCCAAACATGTATAATATCACGAACATTCCGCAGATCGTTAAAGGACAAGACCAATTTTGTAATTCTACATATGGAAGAAGCAACAAAGAAAGAAAAGCTATCATATCGTCCAACTCAACTACCAATTTAACTTTTGACACCAAAAAAAAGGCTACACAAAATACCTGGGTTATTGACCATATAAACAATGAAGAAGAGGAACAAATGAATAACATAACCTCCATTTCAAACACAACGGTGAACTGTTACAAATCCGAGTTTTCATGTTATaaagataattataaatacaaaaaacaTTCAACTCATATTTCTACACCCAATTATTCAATGAACAAAGATAACGGTGTACTAAACGTAATAAGTTCTGTTGACAAATtagtaaaaaatgaatacatGTACAACGAAGAAAAGGGAAGAAAACGAGCaaacaaaattaataataagatGAACTGGCAAAAAAAAGGATTCATGTTAGAGCAAAATAgggagaaaataaatatagtattaaatgaagaaatgaATATGCCCAATGTGGTGAATTGTACTAATACACCAACTGTATTAAATGATGCAAAAGAATCTCAAACGTATGACGAATtgaaacaaaagaaaaaaaacaaaaaaaaaatagaagaatTGTGCTGTATGAAGAAATCAATAGATATGTTGCATGTAAGATCAAGATCTGAAAATTTCCATTGCAGGAAAAATAGTTTTAAGAACTTGGAAATTTCTATGATGAAACCGCATATGCAACATTTTGAACAATCTATAAATATGGAAGGATTTAGATGTATATTGAGTAAAATGATGATTAATTATGAAGGTGATATGCTAGTGGATGATCAAGAGGAGGAAGAaaaggaagaagaaaaaaaaggacaAGAAAAAGGACATAAATGCGAATGCAAATGCGAATGTAAATGCCAATGCCAATGTCAATGTGAacaatataatgataataaaaagcaTCCTGAACATGATAAGGAAGACAACATTATTCAGAAGAAAGATGACGATGAAATAAAAACAGAAAAGGATCATAAAGAAGAAGAACAGGAAATTTATAACACCAAAGAAGAACCCCAATATTATTCGAATAATAATGTACACAACGAATCTTATGTCACACATCATGATAGCCTTAAGAATAATGAAACAATTTCAACAAATACTTCTGGTTGTTCTATGATTAAAAATGACGATTCTTTTGGTGATAGTGTTATATCTAATAGCTACGTATACAAGGAAAATGATTTAAATACAAATagttgtataaataaattaaaacaattgaaggatgataatataaaaaaggataatagTATGAAAGAAActtatatgaacaatatgaacatgAATACCATGGATAGTATACATTTTGATAGTATACATATTGATAGTTTACATATTGATAATTTAcatattgataatataaatattaatactactaataacatatataaaaatggtgatataacaaataacAATAGAAATGGAGGGGATGTTAACAGGGCTCTTTTTAATTCTAGAGAAAACATTACTGATGACTATAGTATGAAAACTCAAAACACCTTTCTTtgtatatatgatgaaaacAATAAAGAAAtgtttgataaaaaaaaaaagaaaaaagggtTTTACCAAAAAAACGATTTGTCTATGAAAAAGGATGTAGGTGgtgatattattttaaataagcattcattagaagaaaaaaataattgtgATTTGACTATATatactaataatataaataatactgATAAGAATATGGAAAATTGTTATGATACCTCTTGTGCTACCAAAAcgtatgataatattaatagtagaAAATTTGGCATTGATACATATGTGAAAGAGAGTGCtaaaataacaaatagattgtggaataataatatagatagatattcttataaaaatgGAAGGAATGGAGTGTATTATAATGAGTATGGTAAGATGGAAGGAGGCACTTATGATTATCACCCTAGTAATATGATGTACAAGAAATTTGGTAAGAATAATGacaatgataatgataataataatgacaataataatgacaataataataatattgatgatgataataataatgagaataataataataataatgatgataataataatattaataatgatgataataataacaataataatgatgataataataacaataatgacaAGAGCAACAGcatgaataataattttggtaattatcataataataatagtaatagtaatagtcattataataattatcatcataataataattatcatcataataataattatcatcatcacaaTAACTATCATCATCACAATAATTaccatcatcataataattatcatcataacaATTACCATGGTAACaatcattttaataattatcatcataataatatgaattcaTATAATGAGGGAAGAACCATACCAAATAATAGTTATAGTGGGAAAAATAgttacaataataatatgggagaacacataaataatatagacaTAACAGCTGGTCAGAGGGTTCTGAAGgatgatatgaataaaaacaatttatatatggtTCATAATCAACATAATtttgaagaatataaaaattatatgaatacgAATGTGATAAGATATAACAATCtgcataagaaaaaatacgTGACAGGTACAAATTATCAAGTgagtaattataatgatacctatcattttaataatatgaggGGAAAAcagtattatttaaataagtacaattataataatcatcatgATATGGTATATACGAATGGGAAAAATGTGGATGTATATAAGCATATGAGGGCaaacaataaaatagaaaCATATAATCATATGATAAATGGTATGAATGATATAaatgtgaataataatgTACGTAATAATACGAATAGCTATTCTAATGATTCTTATTTGCATGCACAAAGTGGAGATGTGCAAAAAGTATATACGAATGATGAAATTGTAAATGacaaacataataataatgataataataatgataatgataatatttgtaatagtagtaataataatatggtaGCAGTagatataaatgaagaaaataataaaaataataaaagtaataaaagcGAGGTAATTAATAAATGTGATGATAACAATGATGAACATGATAAAATGGATAGTAAAAGTGTGGTAAGTTATAAAAGTTATGGAAATAAAAGCGGTATAAgtgataaatattttaataagcataataatgaaaataattataaatatagtaACAACAATTATTTTAATCAATCTAATGATATGAACAAAATTACAAATAAGTACATGAACCATAATTATTCCAACGATAATTTTAAGGATAACTACAACAAtagtaatgataaaaaaaaaaatttacattattttaaaaaaaataaaatgaacaatACATTTAATAGTAATAGAAATAAGTATGGAATCgaaaattatgatgatgtAAATTATCCAAAGGATTACAATGAAGATAAGATGaacaataacaacaataataataaaaacagaGATAGACACAATTATCATACTGGTGatagaaataattattattaccataaCCACAAAAATGGTTATGATTTTGGAGTGGAAAATATCCCAAGtcaaattaaaagaagacATCGAAAATATATGCCAGCAAATAATTAtcaattaaatgaaaatcatTCAACcatgaacaataataataataataataataataataataataatgataataataattataattatgattataataataataataaaaaatattattacaataataattataataataatgattattattattattgtaatgatgataattattataaacagACATACGAAAAAAATAACCAAGATTACCACAATGATGAGTTTAATCTACCAATAAATTACTatgaagataatattaaagaaaataatcaaATGAAAGACAACAATGAATTTTTCAAAactgaagaaaaaataaatgaagaaaataaagttGAAAAGGAAGACAGCAATGAAGaaagggaaaaaataaagaatgaaaaatttatgtgtgatgaaaatttaatacgtgatgaaaaattaacatgtgatgaaaaattaacatgtgatgaaaaattaacatgtgatgaaaaattaacatgtgatgaaaaattaatacGTGATGAAAAATTAACGTGTGATGAAAAATTAACGTGTGATGAAAAATTGATGCACGACGAAATAGAAGGagatagaaaaaaaattcaagaaAATGTAATTCCTTCAAAAGTAGACAAAGACATTaagagaagaaaaaaaaaggaacatTTTAATAACTCGTTttcaaaaacaaatatattcaacaattcatataatattaagaacttgaataataatgataataaaaatatgaacaccATAAGTGATGATACAAATACGATAAATGAGAGGAATgcaaagaacaaaaaaaaaaaaaagaattatcaaaataatgTAGACGTGGTTCTTGATAATATAGAGACGGTACCTAGAGCAAGAGAAGAGAAATTAAGGAAacaaaaaaaggataataaaaaaatatacaaactgaaagataataatattaaagataataatattaaagataataacattaaagataataatattaatgaggATAGacattatgatgataattataaagatgataattataaggatgaaaataattgtgatggtaataattatgacaataataataataatgataacaataattataatgataattataatgaaaataataataattattattatgatgatgatagtacaattattaagaaaaattCATATACCTATAAAGTAAAagatcattcatattataattacaatagaaatatatcttcaaccaataaatatgaatcaaattatattgtacatgaacataattcatataataataataataataataataataataataatgaaaattatacaaattatacaaattatacaaattataCAAATCATACAAATCATACAAATCCATatgaatataagaaaaacagttataacaaaaataataactacAATAATAAAACGAATAATATGTACGACACAAATACTTACAATAAaggatataaaaattataaaaataaaaatcataaaaCCACTCCCACAGAgcaatacaaaaaattttaa